AAGTTTTTTCCGCTCTTCTACTGCTTCCTAGTGTTATTTTCACCTGCATGTGCGATAACACGCAACTAATTACCACCAACCGTCCTCCTTGTTGAGTTGTTGATTAGTACTCCTAATGAACGCTCAATCTAAATCTCGGGTTATTTGGAAATCGGAACGAATCATGTATTTATTCGCTCGTTAAGTTCACCCTTAATGATGCCTATGCAGACACAGGAAACACAGGGGACAGAAATGGCTTCCAACTACGCGGACACCACAGGGGAGGAGGGAAGGTTCCACAGCCACGACCACGGCCACCACAGCAACAACACCACGCCGACCGGCGAGGCGGCGTCGCCCAAGAATGCGCGGAGGAGGTGGCCCGGGTCGGCGTCGGCGCCGTCCGGCGCGCGCCACGGGCCCGCTTCGAAGTGCGTCTGCGCGCCGGCCATCCACGCCGGGTCCTTCAAGTGCCGCTTCCACCGCACCAACTCACAGGGCCACGGCCACGGCCAGGGCCAGGGAAGCCGCCCTTCTTCGCCCCCTTCACCGGCCGCGGCCAACGCGGTGCCGCGGCACCCGGCCTCGCCGTCCTCGTCCTCCGGCACCGTCGCGACCCAGTGACGCAGCCCAAGCATCGGCCTCGAGAATCAAGAACGCTCGACAATGGATAGGGAAGGAAAGATCATATATATGTCATAAGAAAGGGAGTTTATTTACTGCTCCCTCGATGTATTGTTTCCTTTGTTTGGAGATTGATTACCATCCGTGAGTTAAGCTGGGTACTAAAGAAGAATCTGATTGTGATACGTGAATTGATTGTTGCCTTGTACGTTTGGTTTTGGTATTTGAAGATTGATTACCATCCGTTAGTTGGGTTACcaaagaaagaatcaatcaccaTATGTGAATTCATTGTGTTACCAAATAAACGTTGGGTTTGTCCGGCGAGTAGGAGGGGGGCGAATAAAAAACCGATGAAAAAAACCGACGAAACTGGGAGGTGGGATCGTTACTGTGGGGGAATTGGGAGGTGGGAGGGAGGACGAAAAAAAACCAGGGGAGGTGGGACAAAAATTAACCgcggagactac
This genomic window from Aegilops tauschii subsp. strangulata cultivar AL8/78 chromosome 4, Aet v6.0, whole genome shotgun sequence contains:
- the LOC109768170 gene encoding uncharacterized protein, whose protein sequence is MASNYADTTGEEGRFHSHDHGHHSNNTTPTGEAASPKNARRRWPGSASAPSGARHGPASKCVCAPAIHAGSFKCRFHRTNSQGHGHGQGQGSRPSSPPSPAAANAVPRHPASPSSSSGTVATQ